CGCGACCCACGCCAGTCCCCCGCCGATCAGCAACGTGGTTGGGGCAGGCCCTCCATCGCCGGCGACTACGCCTATGATCGCCCGCATTTGCTCGGCACCATGCGCACCGGCCCTGACTTGTTGAATATCGGTGCGCGGCAGCCGAGCCGCGACTGGCATCTCGGCCACCTCTACCAGCCGAGGGCCTACGTTCCGGGCTCCATCATGCCGGCCTACCCGTTTCTGTTCGAAGCGCGCAAAGGCCCGGCCAAGGCAGGCGAGGTGGTGGTGCATCTTCCGCCCGACTACAGTGAACCCGGGGTGACGCTCGTGGCCAAGCCGGAGGCGCTCGATCTGGTCGCTTACTTGCTGGCGCTCGATCGCACCTATCCTGCGTGGCCCCAGCCCAAGGAGGTCGCCAAGCCATGACCGAACCCGAAAAACACCCCGCGGCCATCCGCCGCGAGCAAGCCGATCCCAGCGAGCAGACAAGACC
The nucleotide sequence above comes from Pelomicrobium methylotrophicum. Encoded proteins:
- a CDS encoding cbb3-type cytochrome c oxidase subunit II; translated protein: MKLAGRWEMDEARLIVGAMVILALATSILVVLPYLLLREIRPPAGLKPYSEAEWRGRQVYIANGCVYCHSQQPRDPRQSPADQQRGWGRPSIAGDYAYDRPHLLGTMRTGPDLLNIGARQPSRDWHLGHLYQPRAYVPGSIMPAYPFLFEARKGPAKAGEVVVHLPPDYSEPGVTLVAKPEALDLVAYLLALDRTYPAWPQPKEVAKP